In the genome of Fimbriimonadia bacterium, one region contains:
- the rpmI gene encoding 50S ribosomal protein L35, which translates to MEPVAETPAEDELAKLKTSKTAMKRFKVSGSGKLIRRRAYDNHMFIHKRGNRKRRLGSDATLTPAFEKRMKRMLGM; encoded by the coding sequence ATGGAACCGGTTGCCGAGACACCGGCGGAGGATGAATTGGCGAAGCTGAAGACTAGCAAGACTGCAATGAAGCGCTTCAAGGTGAGCGGGTCGGGCAAGCTGATCCGTCGCAGGGCGTATGACAACCACATGTTCATCCACAAGCGGGGCAATCGCAAGCGCCGGCTCGGCAGCGACGCGACGCTCACCCCCGCCTTCGAGAAACGCATGAAGCGCATGTTGGGAATGTGA
- the rplT gene encoding 50S ribosomal protein L20, which produces MARVRRGVTTHKRHKKIIERAEGYWGRKKNVFKRANEQVMKSGLYAYRDRRNKKRDFRRQWIVRLTAACKELDFKYGELIHGMVEKGIQLDRKTLAHMAVNDADAFRALVDSVRQV; this is translated from the coding sequence ATGGCTAGAGTTCGAAGGGGAGTTACCACCCACAAGCGCCACAAGAAGATCATCGAGAGGGCAGAAGGCTATTGGGGGCGGAAGAAAAACGTCTTCAAGCGAGCCAACGAGCAGGTGATGAAGTCCGGCCTGTACGCCTATCGCGACCGGCGCAACAAGAAGCGGGACTTCCGCCGACAATGGATCGTACGGCTCACCGCAGCCTGCAAAGAGTTGGATTTCAAGTACGGCGAACTGATCCACGGGATGGTGGAGAAGGGTATTCAGCTCGACCGCAAGACGCTGGCGCACATGGCCGTGAACGACGCCGACGCGTTTAGGGCCCTGGTCGACTCCGTTCGGCAGGTATAG
- a CDS encoding translation initiation factor IF-3, translating to MNERIPRFYRELVVINEHGENLGTMDADKALALAHEAELDLVLVNQNVRPPVARIVDHGKYQYEQEKREREGKKKKTVSELKAVRMRPGTDDHDLDVKLRNVIRFLNEGHKVKCSVMFRSREITRPEMGRQALERFVQATQDIAVVEREPSVDGRFMIMILAPKPGVAQAAKKAQEAEKAEPEPETSGEAAK from the coding sequence ATGAACGAGCGCATTCCGCGCTTCTACCGCGAACTGGTCGTAATCAACGAGCACGGCGAGAACCTGGGGACCATGGATGCCGATAAGGCGCTAGCCCTAGCGCATGAGGCGGAGTTGGATTTGGTTCTCGTGAACCAGAACGTGCGACCTCCCGTGGCACGCATTGTGGACCATGGCAAGTACCAGTACGAACAAGAGAAGCGCGAACGCGAGGGGAAGAAGAAGAAAACCGTCTCGGAGCTCAAAGCCGTTCGCATGCGTCCCGGGACCGACGACCACGACCTAGACGTGAAGCTAAGAAACGTGATTCGGTTCCTGAACGAGGGGCACAAGGTGAAGTGTTCGGTGATGTTCCGCAGTAGGGAGATCACCAGACCCGAGATGGGTCGGCAAGCTCTGGAGCGGTTCGTCCAGGCTACCCAGGATATTGCGGTTGTAGAGCGTGAGCCGAGCGTGGACGGGCGCTTCATGATCATGATCCTTGCGCCAAAGCCGGGCGTGGCTCAGGCAGCCAAGAAAGCGCAAGAAGCTGAAAAGGCCGAGCCGGAACCTGAGACGAGCGGTGAGGCGGCGAAATAG
- the pheS gene encoding phenylalanine--tRNA ligase subunit alpha: MTEIDRIEAEANERLAACKSLAELEAVETEYLGRKGALSEFLKGIGKLPPEERPTAGQRCNALKQSLAAAVEAKRAAIEETEGASRLEAERVDVTMPGHPPRVGRAHILSQTARRIAQALIGLGFERYEGPELEQYRYNFEALNYPEEHPAMDEQDTFWIDDVYLLRTQTTSFQGRIFEVRKPPFRIFTIGRCFRNEAVDRTHSHTFHQVDAFMVDEGVSMAHLKGTLAQFARLMFGEGVNVRFRPDFFPFVEPGVDYAITCIFCAGTGCGICKKSGWIELGGAGLVHPDILENYRIDTSRYSGFAFGLGVERIPMLQFGVDDLRYFTDNDLRFLRQFGG, encoded by the coding sequence ATGACAGAGATAGATCGAATCGAGGCAGAAGCCAACGAACGCCTGGCAGCGTGCAAGAGCCTGGCCGAGCTCGAGGCCGTCGAGACCGAGTACCTCGGGCGCAAGGGTGCACTGAGCGAGTTCCTCAAAGGCATCGGCAAGCTGCCTCCCGAAGAGCGCCCGACCGCCGGTCAGCGCTGCAATGCCTTGAAGCAGTCACTCGCGGCCGCCGTCGAGGCAAAGCGTGCAGCCATCGAAGAGACCGAGGGCGCCTCGCGGCTGGAGGCCGAGCGCGTGGATGTGACGATGCCGGGCCACCCGCCGAGGGTGGGACGTGCGCACATCCTGAGCCAGACTGCAAGGCGCATCGCACAAGCCCTCATCGGTCTCGGGTTCGAGAGATATGAGGGCCCCGAGTTGGAGCAGTATCGCTACAACTTCGAGGCACTCAATTATCCCGAAGAGCACCCTGCGATGGACGAGCAGGATACTTTCTGGATTGACGACGTGTACCTGCTGCGCACGCAGACAACCTCGTTCCAGGGCCGCATCTTCGAGGTGCGCAAGCCGCCGTTCCGCATCTTCACCATCGGCCGCTGTTTTCGGAACGAGGCGGTGGACAGAACCCACTCACACACATTCCATCAAGTGGACGCGTTCATGGTGGACGAAGGCGTGAGCATGGCGCACCTAAAGGGTACGTTGGCACAGTTCGCTCGCCTGATGTTCGGCGAGGGAGTGAACGTGCGCTTCCGACCCGACTTCTTCCCCTTCGTCGAACCGGGAGTGGACTATGCGATCACCTGCATCTTTTGCGCCGGGACAGGGTGCGGCATCTGCAAGAAGTCCGGCTGGATAGAACTGGGCGGGGCAGGCTTGGTGCACCCGGACATCCTGGAGAACTACAGGATCGATACCTCGCGCTACTCGGGCTTTGCATTCGGGCTGGGAGTGGAGAGGATCCCAATGCTGCAGTTCGGAGTGGATGACCTGCGTTACTTCACGGACAACGACCTGCGCTTCCTGCGCCAGTTCGGAGGGTAA